The proteins below are encoded in one region of Mesotoga sp. Brook.08.105.5.1:
- a CDS encoding FAD-dependent oxidoreductase: protein MSFFELGSAKKSVLRDSYDVVIIGGGPSGITAGIYAVQAGLSPLIIEKALDGGQMNNTRAVENWTGFTSISGMELSEKMAEHARAFDVPFTYSEVVDLEIDEEEKAVVLDNGKKIMSKVIILATGSNPRKLGVKGEEEFKGRGISYCATCDGHFFSDKHIAVIGGGNSALDESLYLSKMVSKITVIQNLPKLTADKLLQKKLNDTGKVEYVFSSVVDSVEGDSQLRRLNIRSVDTGEITPLEVDGVFVFIGLIPNSQFLKGKVELNEFGYVKTNDFMETNKKAVYAIGDVREKEVRQIVTAAADGSIAIYHAARNYFYD, encoded by the coding sequence ATGTCATTCTTCGAACTTGGCAGCGCAAAGAAATCCGTTTTGAGAGACTCTTATGATGTAGTTATTATTGGAGGAGGTCCTAGCGGAATCACTGCGGGAATTTATGCCGTTCAGGCAGGACTGAGTCCTTTGATCATCGAGAAGGCGCTGGATGGCGGGCAGATGAACAATACCCGGGCAGTTGAGAACTGGACGGGTTTCACCAGTATCAGCGGAATGGAACTGAGTGAGAAGATGGCTGAACACGCGAGAGCTTTTGACGTGCCTTTCACATATAGTGAGGTTGTCGATCTAGAAATTGATGAAGAGGAGAAAGCGGTTGTCCTTGACAATGGAAAGAAGATAATGTCGAAGGTCATTATACTCGCCACAGGATCGAATCCGAGAAAGCTCGGCGTGAAAGGCGAAGAAGAATTCAAGGGAAGAGGAATAAGCTATTGCGCAACTTGTGACGGACACTTCTTTTCCGATAAACACATCGCTGTAATTGGCGGAGGGAACAGTGCTCTCGATGAATCGCTTTATCTGAGCAAAATGGTTAGCAAGATAACAGTGATTCAGAATCTCCCGAAGCTAACTGCCGACAAACTTCTGCAGAAAAAGCTGAACGACACAGGTAAGGTTGAGTATGTTTTCAGTTCAGTAGTAGATTCAGTTGAAGGCGATTCTCAGCTGAGAAGGTTGAACATCAGGAGTGTCGACACTGGCGAAATAACTCCGCTTGAGGTGGATGGAGTATTTGTTTTCATTGGGCTAATTCCGAACTCTCAGTTCTTGAAAGGAAAGGTGGAGCTCAACGAGTTCGGTTATGTCAAGACAAACGATTTCATGGAGACAAACAAGAAGGCCGTCTACGCAATTGGTGATGTAAGAGAAAAAGAGGTTAGACAGATAGTTACGGCAGCGGCCGATGGATCAATAGCGATTTACCACGCGGCAAGAAACTATTTCTACGATTGA